A window of Nonomuraea angiospora genomic DNA:
ACCATCCGGGCCATCGCCGCCGAGGCGCGGGTGGACAAGTCCTCGGTGATCCAGTATTTCGGCACCAAAGAGCAGCTCTTCCGCGAGGCTCTCGACCTCCGCATCAACGTGGACGCGCTCACGGTGGACGGCGACCCGGCGGCCTCGGCGGAGAACTACCTGCGCGCCATGCTCGAACGCTGGGCCGCCGCCCCCGACAGCCCCATGGCCGTGCTCCTGCGTACCAGCCTGACCAGCGACGAGGCCGCCGACCTGCTGCGCAGGCACATCACCGCCGAGGCCATCGACCGCATCGCCTTCCACTTGGAGGGGCCGGACCCGCGGCTGCGGGCGGCGCTGGCCGGGGCCGTCATGTTCGGCATCACCTTCCACCGCCACCTGCTGCGCACTCCCGATCTGGCCGGCGCCCCGCTGGACGACGTCCTGCGCCTGGCCGTCCCGCTCATCCACGAGCTGCTCACATCGCCGCCGACCGCGACCGCCGCGCAAGAACCCTGACGGCCCGCTCGCGGTGTCCTCGCACACCGAGCGCCCCCACCGCCTGGACCCCTGGCGCCACCTCGTCGGCCCTCCCTCCGCCATCCCCCGAACGCACACCGCTCCGTGTCACTCGCTGAGGCTCGGAGGCACTTCCCACGCGAGTGCGATTTCGGCAGTGCGCTCCCTGGGTAAGTGCCGATGATGAGCTCAGAATGCTGGCTCACCCCAAGCGCTCAGCCCCGGCTCTCCTCCATCCACGGCACCGGTCTGTTCGCCATCGAGCAGATCCGCCAGGACGAGGTCGTGATGCGGCTCGGCGGGCGCGTCATCGGGGATGAGACCCTGGCCCGCCTCACACCGCCCTACAGCAGCCTCACCGTCGCCGAAGGCGTCCACCTGCTTCTCGATCCCGCTCACCCGGTGCGCTACGGCAACCACTCCTGCGACCCCACTCTCTGGCACCGTGACGCGACCACGGTGATCGCCCGACGGGACATCGAACCGGGCGAGGAGCTCACCATCGACTACGCCACGCACACCGGCGTCGCCGCGTGGTCGATGGCCTGCCGTTGTGGCACGCCTTTGTGCCGCCGCGTCGTCACCGGCGACGACTGGCGGCTGTCACGGCTGCGGGCCGCCTATGGCACCCATTGGAGCCCGCCCCTGCTCGGACGCATCGAGGCCGCCGTCCTTGACTCCTCATGACCGATCGTCACTCAGTACAGTGTCGGGGTGTCAGGTGAGCAGACGAGTGCGCGGGTGGACAGCTGGATCTGGTCGGTGCGGCTGACCAGGACCCGTTCGGTCGCGGCCGACGCCTGCCGGGGCGGTCACGTCCGGGTCAACGGGGTGCGGGTCAAGCCCGCGCACGTCGTCCGGGTCGGTGACGAGGTCCGGCTGCGGCACGAGGGGCGCGAACGCATCGTGGTCGTCTCCCGGATCATCACCAAGCGCGTCGGCGCCGCCGTGGCCGCCGAGTGCTACGTCGACAAGAGCCCGCCGCCTCCTCCGCGCGAGGAGACCGTCACGGTGGCCGCCCGGGCTCGTGGCGCGGGACGTCCCACCAAACGCGAGCGCCGCAGCATCGACAAGCTGCTCGGACGCCCGGCGGCGGAGGGGCGGGACCGCAGGGACGGCCACGCCGATTGACGCGGCCGTCCGCATAGAGCCGGATGGCAAGGCGGTCGGGCTCCGTGGCGGCCGGCGCCAGAGCACCTCGATCAGGTCGTGGGGGTCGTCTCGGGGGCGAGGCCGGTGTCGTCGAGAGCCGGGGCCGGTGCCAGGCGCGCGCTGATCGTCATCACGGCGAGGCCGGCCAGGACGATGGCGGCGCCGACGTACAGCGGGGCGGTGTAGCCGAGGCCGGCGCTGATCGCCAGGCCGCCGAGCCAGGCGCCCAGCGCGTTGCCGACGTTGGAGGCGGAGACGTTGGCGCTGGCGGCGAGCGGGACCCCGTTCGCGTAGTCGGTGACCCGCGTGATCATGCCGGGCACGCCGGCGAACCCGAAGAGGCCCAGCAGGAACACCAGGACCACCGACGCGACGGGACTGCCGGCCAGCAGGCCGAACGCGATGAGCGTGGCGGTGAGGCCGGCCAGCGAGACGACCAGCGTGCGGTCCCGGTCGCCGTCCGCGGCCCGCCCGCCGGCCAGGTTCCCGATCACCAGGCCGCTGCCGTACACGACGAGCAGCCAGGCGACGTCGGCGCCGGAGAAGCCGGTGACCCGGGTGAAGGTGTAGGCGATGTAGCTGAACGCGCCGAACATCCCGCCGTAACCGAGCGCGGTGGCCGCCAGCGTCAGCCAGACCTGCGCGGAGCGGAACGCGCGGAGCTGGACGCGCAGCCCGTTCGGGCCGGAAGCCGCCGAGGGACGCGTACGGTCCACCGCGCCGGCCCAGCCCGGCACCATCGCCGCGATGGCGACCAGGGCGATCACGCCGATCGCGGTGATCGCCCAGAACGTGACGCGCCAGCCCCAGCGCTCGCCGACCAGGGCGCCGAACGGGACGCCCAGGACGTTCGCCAGCGTCAACCCGGCGAACATCACCGCCACCGCCCTCGACGCCCGCTCCGGCGCGACCATGCGCCGGGCGACGAGCGAGCCGATGCCGAAGAACGAGCCGTGACACAGGGCGGCGACGACGCGTCCGAGCAGCATCACCGGATAGCCGGACGCGACGGCGGAGAGGAGGTTGCCGGCGACGAACAGCGCGACCAGCCCGATGAGGACCGGCTTGCGGGGCAGCCCGCCGGTGGCGGCGGTCACCACGATCGCGCCGACCGCGACGCTCAGCGCGTACCCGGAGATCAACCATCCCGCCGCGGCCTCGGACACGGCCAGGCTCCGGCTCACCTGCGGAAGCAGGCCCGCGATCACGAACTCGGTCAGGCCGATCCCGAAGCTGCCGAGGGTCAGCGCGATGAGCCCGGCGGGCATTCGCGGGCTGCCGTTTGCCTGAATTGTCACCCGAACATCATCCACCGGGGGCTGGGCGCGGTCCCCGGCGGCCGAGCCTGGGCGTCAGGAGATGTTCCCTCATCGTTGATCCCGCCTTCAGGCTGCCCTTTCCGAACACGCCGCCGCAGGGTCCAGGATCGGTGCCGCGACGAGGAGCCGGCGCTCATCGGCCGGGACACGGGTCTTCAGGTCGCGCGCCGCTTCCCCGGAGCACCGGCGACACCCGCGGCCGGTGGTGGCCGCGTCCTGAAGGAGTGATCCATGCTTGGCAAGTCCCTGTCAGTGCCGACTGCGGACCCCGTCGCGGCCCCCGTCGTGGCCGCTGTCGTGGGCGCCGTCCTGGCCGCGGCCACGTTGACGGGCGCCGCCCCGGCCTCGGCCGCGGCCTCCGCCTGTGCTGACGCCCCCGTTCCCGCGCGCGTCACGACGAGCGCCGTGTTCAACGACCCCGCGGGCGGGGACCCGGCCGCCCTCGTGCGTACGCTCTGCGGCCTCGTCCGGCAGGCCCCCGCCGGGGCCCGTATCCAGGTCGCCCACTTCGTCATGTCGGGCGCCGCGGGCACCGAGTTCGCCGACGAGCTGATCAAGGCGCACCAGCGGGACGTGGACGTGCAGGTCATCCTGGACGGGGACACGCGCGGCGCGGCCGTGGCCGCCAAGCTCGCCGCCGCGCTGGGCACCGACACGGCGGCCGGTTCGTGGACGCACGTCTGCAGCGGGCCGCTGTCCGGTGGCACGGCCGCGTGCATCGGCAACAAGGGGCAGCACAACAAGTTCTACCTGTTCTCCCGCACCGGCGACGCCTCCGACGTGGTGGTCCAGTCGTCGGCCAACCTGACCGACCTCAACTCCTCCACGTACTGGAACAACGCGGTCGTCCTGCCCGGGAACCGGCGCCTGTACGACGCCTACGCCCGCTACTTCGGCGACCTGGCCGCCGAGCGCAAGAACCTCGACTACTACCGCGTCGTCCAGACCGGCGGCCCCGGCGGGTCGGTGCGGGCCGCCTTCTTCCCCAAGGCGGACGGCGACCCCATCGTCGACGAGCTCGGCAAGGTGACCTGCCAGGGCGGCACCACGATCCGGGTCGGCATGTCCGAGTGGGACACCTTCCGGATCGCCATCCCGGCCAAGCTCCGCGACCTGGCCGCCCGCGGCTGCACCGTCCGGATCGTGTACGGCATCATGAGCGACGAGGTCAAGCGGCTCCTGCTGGCCGAGCCGCGCGTCGAGCTGCGCACCCTGGGCGACGGCGGCGCGCTGCCCGGCCGCGTGCACTCCAAGTACCTGCTGATCGAGGGCTCGTACGGCGGCGACCGCGACGCCCACTGGGTGATCACGGGCAGCCACAACTACATCGAGACGTCGCTGCGCCGCAACGACGAGACGCTGCTGAGGCTCAACGACAAGTCGATCTACCGGCAGTACGTCGCCAACTTCGAGCGCATGCGCGCCGTCGCGCCCCTGGCGGGTTGATCCTGGTCGCCGGCCGGCGGTCCTGTGGCCGGCGACAGGCGGTCCTGCGGCCGGCGGTCCTGCGGTCGGCGGCAGGCGGTCCTGTGGCCGGCGGCAGGCGGTCCTGTGGCCGGCGGTCCCGCGCTCGGCGGCAGGCGGTCCTGTGGCCGGCGGTCCCGCGGTCGGCGGCCGGCGCTCCTCGATCGTCAGCCGGCGCTCTTGTGGTCGGCCAGGACCTCGTCGATGACCCGCCGCTGTACGGCGGCCTGCTCCTCGTCGGTGC
This region includes:
- a CDS encoding TetR/AcrR family transcriptional regulator — translated: MTDAIEQAGGGERKGERTRRRILEAGRRVFGEVGYDRATIRAIAAEARVDKSSVIQYFGTKEQLFREALDLRINVDALTVDGDPAASAENYLRAMLERWAAAPDSPMAVLLRTSLTSDEAADLLRRHITAEAIDRIAFHLEGPDPRLRAALAGAVMFGITFHRHLLRTPDLAGAPLDDVLRLAVPLIHELLTSPPTATAAQEP
- a CDS encoding SET domain-containing protein, with translation MMSSECWLTPSAQPRLSSIHGTGLFAIEQIRQDEVVMRLGGRVIGDETLARLTPPYSSLTVAEGVHLLLDPAHPVRYGNHSCDPTLWHRDATTVIARRDIEPGEELTIDYATHTGVAAWSMACRCGTPLCRRVVTGDDWRLSRLRAAYGTHWSPPLLGRIEAAVLDSS
- a CDS encoding RNA-binding S4 domain-containing protein codes for the protein MSGEQTSARVDSWIWSVRLTRTRSVAADACRGGHVRVNGVRVKPAHVVRVGDEVRLRHEGRERIVVVSRIITKRVGAAVAAECYVDKSPPPPPREETVTVAARARGAGRPTKRERRSIDKLLGRPAAEGRDRRDGHAD
- a CDS encoding MFS transporter, with the translated sequence MTIQANGSPRMPAGLIALTLGSFGIGLTEFVIAGLLPQVSRSLAVSEAAAGWLISGYALSVAVGAIVVTAATGGLPRKPVLIGLVALFVAGNLLSAVASGYPVMLLGRVVAALCHGSFFGIGSLVARRMVAPERASRAVAVMFAGLTLANVLGVPFGALVGERWGWRVTFWAITAIGVIALVAIAAMVPGWAGAVDRTRPSAASGPNGLRVQLRAFRSAQVWLTLAATALGYGGMFGAFSYIAYTFTRVTGFSGADVAWLLVVYGSGLVIGNLAGGRAADGDRDRTLVVSLAGLTATLIAFGLLAGSPVASVVLVFLLGLFGFAGVPGMITRVTDYANGVPLAASANVSASNVGNALGAWLGGLAISAGLGYTAPLYVGAAIVLAGLAVMTISARLAPAPALDDTGLAPETTPTT
- a CDS encoding phospholipase D-like domain-containing protein, with protein sequence MLGKSLSVPTADPVAAPVVAAVVGAVLAAATLTGAAPASAAASACADAPVPARVTTSAVFNDPAGGDPAALVRTLCGLVRQAPAGARIQVAHFVMSGAAGTEFADELIKAHQRDVDVQVILDGDTRGAAVAAKLAAALGTDTAAGSWTHVCSGPLSGGTAACIGNKGQHNKFYLFSRTGDASDVVVQSSANLTDLNSSTYWNNAVVLPGNRRLYDAYARYFGDLAAERKNLDYYRVVQTGGPGGSVRAAFFPKADGDPIVDELGKVTCQGGTTIRVGMSEWDTFRIAIPAKLRDLAARGCTVRIVYGIMSDEVKRLLLAEPRVELRTLGDGGALPGRVHSKYLLIEGSYGGDRDAHWVITGSHNYIETSLRRNDETLLRLNDKSIYRQYVANFERMRAVAPLAG